In Chaetodon auriga isolate fChaAug3 chromosome 7, fChaAug3.hap1, whole genome shotgun sequence, a genomic segment contains:
- the rtn4rl1b gene encoding reticulon-4 receptor-like 1b: MFKRGCGLEFLLVLCGLEFSWSCPRHCICYTAPSTVSCQAHNFLSVPEGIPPDSERIFLQNNKIHRLLRGHFSSETVTLWIYSNNITYIEPSTFHGFTLLEELDLGDNRHLRSLAEDTFHGLSRLNALHLYRCGLSSLPNNIFQGLRNLQYLYLQDNHLKFLQDDTFMDLHNLSHLFLHGNRLWSINQNTFRGLRALDRLLLHQNQIEWVDRLAFHDLKRLTTLYLFNNSLIQLSGQCLDMLPALEYLRLNDNPWSCDCKALSLWEWLKRFRGSTSSVGCQAPADMVGKDLKELRKEDFPNCSPTVPNSESRAQTNNLSGTVNPSMNRGVVVGSGGQTHIVHPSRPGRSRNCTKPRNRVSKGKGDNEVHHSKEVMADKEDSSPDFTDGGKHDHTSPDGTVTRRKHKCTPRTTVRPPSGVQQANNRATLSQSLLHVFALFVALITTNIDYILR, from the exons GCTGTGGGTTGGAGTTCCTGCTGGTTCTCTGTGGGCTCGAGTTTTCCTGGTCTTGCCCCCGTCACTGTATCTGCTACACTGCACCCAGCACTGTCTCCTGCCAAGCCCacaacttcctgtctgtccctgaAGGCATTCCCCCTGACAGTGAGCGCATCTTCTTGCAGAACAATAAGATCCATCGCTTACTTCGGGGCCACTTCAGCTCCGAAACCGTGACTCTCTGGATCTACTCGAATAACATCACATACATTGAGCCCTCCACCTTCCACGGCTTCACACTGCTCGAGGAGCTGGATCTGGGAGACAACCGCCACCTGCGCTCCTTGGCTGAGGACACCTTTCACGGGCTGAGTCGGCTCAATGCGCTACACCTGTACCGTTGTGGGCTCAGTTCACTTCCCAATAACATCTTCCAAGGCCTCAGAAATCTGCAGTATCTCTACCTGCAG gaTAATCATCTGAAGTTCCTGCAGGATGACACATTTATGGACCTCCACAACCTGAGCCATCTGTTTCTGCATGGAAACCGTCTGTGGAGCATTAACCAGAACACCTTCAGAGGCCTTCGAGCCTTGGACCGACTTCTTCTGCACCAAAACCAGATCGAGTGGGTTGACCGCCTGGCCTTCCATGACCTGAAACGTCTCACCACCCTCTACCTGTTCAACAACTCTCTGATACAGCTGTCTGGACAGTGCCTGGACATGCTGCCCGCCTTGGAATACCTGCGCCTCAACGACAACCCctggtcatgtgactgcaaGGCCCTGTCGCTATGGGAATGGCTGAAACGTTTCCGAGGCTCAACGTCTTCAGTGGGTTGTCAGGCGCCAGCTGATATGGTTGGGAAAGACCTCAAGGAGCTGCGCAAGGAGGACTTCCCCAACTGTTCGCCCACTGTACCTAACTCGGAGTCCAGAGCCCAGACTAACAATTTATCTGGCACGGTGAATCCGTCCATGAATCGCGGCGTAGTGGTGGGCTCTGGAGGGCAGACCCACATAGTGCACCCCTCGAGGCCTGGCCGTTCTCGGAACTGCACAAAGCCTCGTAACAGGGTGAGCAAGGGGAAGGGTGACAATGAGGTTCACCACTCAAAGGAGGTCATGGCAGACAAGGAGGATTCCTCCCCAGATTTCACAGACGGGGGCAAACATGACCACACGTCTCCAGACGGCACCGTCACACGGAGGAAGCACAAGTGCACTCCCCGGACCACTGTTCGCCCCCCTAGTGGGGTTCAGCAAGCCAACAATAGGGCAACCTTATCCCAGTCCTTACTACACGTCTTTGCCCTCTTTGTGGCCTTGATAACAACAAATATTGACTACATTCTCCGTTGA